A window from Podospora bellae-mahoneyi strain CBS 112042 chromosome 1 map unlocalized CBS112042p_1, whole genome shotgun sequence encodes these proteins:
- the SSU72 gene encoding RNA polymerase II subunit A C-terminal domain phosphatase (BUSCO:EOG09264JW6; EggNog:ENOG503NZ1A; COG:K) codes for MDTANGNATTASAAPAAPAQPNGHREDPGGFKLKFCTVCASNQNRSMEGHLRLALANYPVISFGTGSLVRLPGPTITQPNVYKFNETSYDSIYRELEAKDPRLYRANGLLNMLGRNRNIKWGPERWQDWQVGMPRVKKETDKGFEGMEGGVADIVITCEERCWDAVIDDLLNRGSPLNRAVHVINIDIKDNHEEASVGGKAMVDLADSLNQVAKEEREKVGAAAFDSGSGAARVSFDERVPEVIGEWQERWPNLPATWTLAWF; via the exons ATGGACACCGCCAACGGTAACGCGACTACGGCTTCGGCTGCTCCCGCTGCTCCGGCCCAGCCAAACGGCCACCGGGAGGACCCTGGTGGCTTCAAACTCAAGTTTTGCACCGTATGTGCCAGTAATCAGAACAG ATCTATGGAGGGCCATTTGCGTCTGGCGTTGGCAAACTATCCAGTGATTTCTTTCGGAACCGGCTCTCTTGTCCGGCTTCCAGGTCCTACCATCACACAGCCCAATGTCTACAAGTTCAACGAGACCTCGTACGATAGTATCTACAGAGAGCTTGAGGCCAAGGACCCCCGTTTGTATCGGGCCAACGGGCTTCTTAACATGCTCGGCCGAAACCGCAACATCAAGTGGGGCCCGGAAAGATGGCAAGACTGGCAAGTAGGCATGCCCCGAGTCAAGAAAGAAACAGACAAAGGCTTCGAGGGCATGGAGGGAGGCGTCGCCGATATAGTCATTACTTGCGAAGAGCGCTGCTGGGATGCTGTGATCGATGATCTTCTTAACCGGGGCTCTCCACTCAACAGAGCTGTTCATGTTATCAACATTGATATCAAGGACAACCACGAAGAGGCCTCCGTTGGAGGCAAAGCCATGGTCGACCTTGCCGACTCCCTGAACCAGGTCGCGAAAGAAGAGCGCGAAAAGGTTGGCGCAGCGGCGTTTGATTCTGGCAGTGGTGCTGCCAGAGTTAGCTTTGATGAGCGTGTTCCCGAGGTGATTGGTGAGTGGCAGGAAAGATGGCCTAACCTTCCTGCGACTTGGACTTTGGCTTGGTTTTGA
- the SPA2 gene encoding component of the polarisome (EggNog:ENOG503NTZI; COG:S): MNGLNAPLSPVSVGGSEWSYPTNTDKNTYPNNRGDITTPPDSAGAVRAMNGNFPPGPRSVGGPSPPPSVGRSSAGTNLYARSESGRSQVVRDDLGGHEMVLAEHYVSLKRFLSATSRDGNPKPPPNKARDKLQRLTGVQFLELSTDVFDELKRRETTARRPPNAPPGSGPPDYLLPEDNFHPKRNQARQKLSSLGPPRFRDLATDVFCELERRFPRFAAGDIPRVGSPVSVRGGPISRSQTPVSGMNGGFPPRGQSRRRPSEASSIRSGRGMPTPLGSGFPIPPSPGLPPNGNYGQPIAKQFQNNTIVPNKSTMVEEDDDAISPMSPDPAGSDAYGMNRSIDRDSKRSAGASETDKKLLEDYEQQVRDLREKLDSMEDALKKKDDDLMNALDGERSRATASNAEKREWDDARAELENKLAQVEELNESMKRELDRTRDEHDEEIRQLREQLDEARAGANAQSNGMADEELERENRALRAALEEQEQVTEEVRREAQGFLMEMRNISQQSGASWERQSELEKTIEMLEKEVRDWRNRYARAKTQLRDLRGSSEGIPMQQDAGKFVREKGFTQDDGLVKDVHVTKFQIAIDELLQRARMDDPERVIDSMKAVVVSVRRITKDIDESAQNNIELAQQNQKLKARVSPAANNLITASKSFASSAGIAPVTLLDAAASHLVTAVVELLRAVKIRSTPDGELEDDDDDGTVTPVESASFFSPRSNGQSQASRAEDSLQRPPPFRGLGAAGSRASMDSSAYSPVNSPRESYTNGQMANGSMTNGNGGGHGNLNKAVNGNANGMYNNARQQRDTRAEDLKIYLEDQTAVLVQTIQDLVQLIRNDADISQVTEEINTIVDVVGQVVSETESTGGNGVELVRRLSACRERLMEAGKRGLDLAAAGNDSASREWRMWTQTLPPIAFEIARETKELVQRVDQLVMDDGGDADDFA; encoded by the exons ATGAATGGCCTCAATGCGCCACTGTCTCCTGTCTCTGTAGGCGGTAGCGAGTGGTCTTatcccaccaacaccgacaaaAACACATATCCAAACAACCGCGGAgacatcaccacaccacccgACTCGGCTGGTGCTGTCAGGGCGATGAATGGGAACTTCCCACCGGGGCCCAGGAGCGTCGGCGgtccctccccgcctccctctgTCGGCCGATCCAGTGCCGGCACCAACCTATACGCAAGGAGTGAGAGTGGCAGAAGCCAAGTCGTGAGGGATGACTTGGGCGGCCATGAGATGGTGCTCGCTGAGCACTATGTCTCACTCAAGCGATTTCTGTCAGCGACTTCGCGTGACGGCAACCCGAAGCCACCACCGAACAAGGCTCGCGACAAGCTGCAGCGCCTTACTGGGGTTCAGTTTCTCGAGCTCAGTACCGACGTCTTTGACGAGCTGAAGCGACGTGAGACAACAGCTCGTAGACCCCCCAATGCTCCTCCAGGATCCGGTCCACCTGATTATCTATTACCTGAGGACAACTTCCACCCCAAACGAAACCAAGCGCGCCAAAAACTTTCGTCATTGGGCCCTCCACGCTTCCGCGATCTGGCCACCGATGTCTTTTGCGAACTGGAGAGGAGGTTCCCACGTTTTGCGGCTGGGGATATCCCCCGTGTTGGCAGCCCAGTATCAGTACGCGGAGGTCCCATCAGCCGGTCGCAAACACCGGTAAGCGGAATGAATGGCGGGTTCCCTCCTCGGGGTCAGAGCCGTAGACGCCCTTCAGAAGCCAGCTCAATACGAAGCGGACGAGGGATGCCTACTCCTCTCGGCAGCGGCTTCCCTATCCCACCCTCTCCAGGCCTGCCGCCGAATGGCAACTATGGACAGCCAATTGCGAAGCAGTTCCAGAACAACACCATTGTGCCTAACAAGAGCAccatggtggaggaggacgatgatgccATCAGCCCCATGAGTCCCGATCCTGCCGGATCTGATGCCTATGGCATGAACAGGTCAATAGACCGTGATAGCAAACGAAGTGCTGGCGCATCCGAG ACGGACAAGAAACTTCTTGAGGATTATGAGCAGCAAGTTAGGGATTTGCGTGAGAAACTGGACAGCATGGAGGATGCACttaagaagaaggatgacgaCCTCATGAACGCTCTAGATGGGGAACGTTCCCGAGCCACGGCTTCTAATGCTGAGAAGAGGGAATGGGATGACGCCCGCGCCGAACTGGAGAATAAGCTTGCTCAAGTGGAGGAATTGAACGAGTCGATGAAGAGGGAGCTGGACAGGACCAGGGACGAACACGATGAGGAAATTCGCCAACTTCGAGAACAGCTTGACGAAGCTCGCGCCGGTGCCAACGCACAGTCAAACGGCATGGCTGACGAGGAATTAGAACGCGAGAACAGGGCTCTGCGtgcggcgttggaggagcaagagcagGTGACAGAGGAGGTTCGTCGTGAGGCCCAGGGGTTCCTGATGGAGATGCGCAATATTTCCCAGCAAAGCGGTGCCTCGTGGGAAAGGCAGtcggagctggagaagacGATCGAaatgttggagaaggaggtccGGGACTGGAGGAATCGCTACGCCCGCGCCAAAACTCAGCTGCGGGATCTACGTGGGTCTTCGGAGGGCATTCCAATGCAACAGGACGCTGGAAAGTTTGTGCGCGAGAAGGGCTTCACGCAAGACGATGGGCTGGTCAAGGACGTCCATGTCACCAAGTTCCAGATCGCCATTGACGAGCTGTTGCAACGGGCGCGCATGGATGACCCGGAGCGCGTGATTGACTCTATGAAGGCAGTTGTGGTAAGCGTCCGACGGATCACTAAGGATATCGACGAGTCGGCACAGAACAACATCGAGCTTGCGCAGCAAAAtcagaagctcaaggcccGAGTATCCCCCGCAGCCAACAATCTTATTACTGCCTCCAAGTCTTTTGCTAGCTCGGCTGGAATTGCGCCAGTGACTCTCCtcgatgctgctgcctctcACCTGGTCacggctgttgttgagcttcTCCGAGCTGTCAAGATTCGATCTACCCCGGATGGTGAATtggaagatgacgatgacgacggcaCCGTTACTCCTGTTGAATCGGCCAGCTTCTTTTCGCCACGAAGCAATGGGCAGAGCCAGGCCTCCCGAGCTGAGGATTCTCTTCAGCGCCCACCACCTTTCCGCGGCCTAGGCGCCGCCGGAAGCCGAGCCAGCATGGACTCGTCTGCGTACAGCCCGGTCAACTCACCTCGTGAATCCTACACCAACGGACAGATGGCCAACGGATCCATGACAAACGGCAACGGAGGCGGCCACGGCAACCTGAACAAGGCTGTGAACGGAAACGCCAACGGCATGTACAACAATGCACGCCAGCAGCGCGACACTCGGGCGGAGGACCTCAAGATCTACCTCGAAGACCAGACGGCGGTGCTCGTGCAGACGATCCAGGACCTTGTGCAGCTGATACGCAACGACGCGGACATTAGCCAGGTCACGGAGGAGATCAACACGATTGTGGATGTTGTCGGCCAGGTCGTGTCCGAGACAGAGTCGACTGGTGGCAATGGTGTCGAGCTTGTCAGGCGTCTTTCTGCCTGCCGGGAGCGGCTGATGGAGGCGGGCAAGCGCGGTTTGGATCTTGCGGCTGCGGGCAACGATAGTGCCAGTCGGgagtggaggatgtggacgCAGACGTTGCCGCCGATTGCGTTTGAGATTGCGAGGGAGACGAAGGAGTTGGTGCAGAGGGTTGATcagttggtgatggatgatggcgGGGATGCCGATGATTTTGCATGA
- the NBP2 gene encoding HOG (high osmolarity glycerol) pathway protein (COG:T; EggNog:ENOG503NZRK) → MTAILSPANSPATSPPAISSPVTANAAHPALPPLITSPPAPRSQLPRPMSHASKNRLSQYSTTSSLPSRSRPPSHIFPLFPSSLPYTLVRDFAYPPGHPLHYGPPPEPSRPPSGMTTPASEQRRLSDPPTAWDSRGWDGHFWSSGGGGSHGRPADLPSIHLADGPPWSEDEDLQSPVVSSRHRKHHKTSSGGIYGRSRVGREQLMSQDHYGGDRGFYVGTSTDGADRYYINQGNEANGPGGEYVTYPPGQAGHTGNGHPGNGNEPYQIANQQPRGYADEGAYDSDNSSTCSSPGYHNVDESRYSRDYQFTITSPDEEMHGKAVALFDFERENENELPLVEGQIIWVSYRHGQGWLVAEDPRTQESGLVPEEYVRLLRDIEGGMTSLTGQLDTTSPGSPSNATNEAGTPTQTEYQLPQSPATTVGSGSTVTATGTNGFHQPVVSTFSTSSKDLDPYPQHLLGTQAGQPPPQVVHYHGQRGGSQANTPTLLFHNEAGFLRRGSQDVISTTKKGEPGLETLPDAKLESTKRASR, encoded by the coding sequence ATGACGGCGATCCTATCGCCCGCAAACTCTCCAGCGACGTCGCCGCCCGCCATATCGTCGCCGGTGACTGCGAACGCGGCCCACCCCGCACTTCCACCGCtcatcacctcacctcccgcTCCCAGGAGCCAACTTCCTCGCCCAATGTCGCACGCGTCCAAGAACCGGCTGTCGCAGTACTCGACCACGAGTTCGCTACCCTCACGGTCACGCCCGCCCTCTCacatcttccccctcttcccctcgAGTCTGCCCTACACGCTCGTACGAGACTTTGCCTACCCGCCCGGTCACCCGCTTCACTATGGTCCGCCGCCGGAGCCATCACGACCGCCCTCGGGCATGACCACCCCCGCCAGCGAGCAGCGACGTCTCTCGGACCCACCAACCGCCTGGGACAGCCGGGGCTGGGATGGCCACTTCTggagcagcggcggcgggggctCACACGGCAGACCGGCTGATCTGCCCTCTATCCATTTGGCAGACGGCCCACCGTGgagcgaggacgaggatctCCAGAGCCCAGTCGTCAGTTCTCGGCACAGGAAGCATCACAAGACCTCGTCGGGTGGCATCTACGGCAGGAGTCGGGTTGGCCGTGAGCAGCTCATGAGCCAGGACCATTATGGCGGCGATAGAGGCTTCTACGTcggcaccagcaccgacGGAGCTGACCGGTACTACATCAACCAAGGGAACGAAGCGAACGGCCCAGGCGGCGAATACGTGACCTATCCACCGGGACAGGCGGGACACACTGGCAACGGACACCCCGGGAATGGAAACGAGCCATACCAAATCGCCAACCAGCAGCCCAGGGGCTACGCTGACGAGGGCGCCTACGATTCGGACAACTCGAGCACGTGCTCCTCGCCAGGATACCACAACGTTGACGAATCCCGCTATTCACGGGACTATCAATTCACCATCACGTCTCCCGACGAGGAAATGCACGGCAAAGCCGTGGCTCTCTTTGATTTTGAGCGCGAGAACGAGAACGAGCTCCCGCTCGTGGAGGGTCAGATCATCTGGGTATCATATCGGCATGGTCAAGGCTGGCTTGTGGCCGAGGATCCGAGAACACAAGAGAGTGGGCTTGTCCCTGAGGAATATGTTCGGCTGCTCCGTGATATTGAAGGTGGCATGACGAGCTTGACAGGGCAACTGGATACTACCAGCCCCGGAAGCCCCAGCAATGCCACAAACGAAGCGGGAACCCCAACTCAAACCGAGTATCAGCTTCCACAATCGCCTGCCACAACCGTAGGCTCCGGGTCGACAGTAACAGCAACCGGAACAAACGGGTTTCACCAGCCGGTAGTATCAACCTTTAGCACGAGCAGCAAGGACCTAGACCCCTACCCACAACACCTGCTGGGTACACAAGCTGGCCAGCCACCTCCACAGGTAGTGCACTACCACGGCCAACGAGGAGGCTCTCAAGCTAACACGCCAACACTACTCTTCCACAACGAGGCCGGATTTCTCAGGAGAGGAAGTCAAGACGTGATaagcaccaccaagaaagGGGAGCCAGGATTGGAAACGCTACCGGATGCGAAGCTGGAGAGTACAAAGAGGGCGTCCAGGTGA